The following coding sequences lie in one Sporocytophaga myxococcoides DSM 11118 genomic window:
- the rpmI gene encoding 50S ribosomal protein L35, with protein MPKVKVKSGAKKRFKVTGTGKIKRKHAFKSHILTKKSTKRKRGLTHATLVSNADMNNVKAMLQL; from the coding sequence ATGCCGAAAGTAAAAGTTAAATCTGGTGCAAAAAAGAGATTTAAGGTTACTGGAACTGGTAAAATTAAAAGAAAACACGCTTTTAAAAGCCATATCCTAACCAAAAAATCTACTAAGAGAAAAAGAGGGCTTACTCATGCTACTCTTGTAAGCAACGCTGATATGAACAACGTAAAAGCAATGCTTCAGCTATAA
- a CDS encoding response regulator: MGLNSILLVDDDNITNFINKRLISKHLENPKIEVALNGEEGIDYIKDNCNSADRTCPELILLDINMPVMDGIEFLSIFNKMDFNNKDNVKVAILTTSSNQKDVDKVKNLGDFEYINKPLTEAKLKNLLSKNID; the protein is encoded by the coding sequence ATGGGATTAAATTCAATTCTTTTAGTAGATGATGACAATATCACGAATTTCATTAACAAAAGGCTTATTTCAAAACATTTGGAAAACCCAAAGATAGAAGTAGCTCTTAATGGTGAAGAAGGTATTGATTATATCAAGGATAACTGTAATTCTGCAGATAGGACTTGCCCTGAACTTATCCTTTTAGACATCAATATGCCCGTTATGGATGGCATAGAGTTCCTTTCCATTTTCAATAAAATGGATTTCAATAATAAGGATAATGTCAAAGTTGCGATATTAACCACTTCCTCCAATCAGAAAGACGTTGATAAAGTAAAAAATCTCGGTGATTTTGAATACATAAATAAACCCCTTACGGAAGCGAAACTCAAGAATCTACTTTCAAAAAATATTGATTAA
- the rplT gene encoding 50S ribosomal protein L20, whose protein sequence is MPRSVPSVASRERRKKVLKAAKGYFGRRKNVHTVAKNAVEKGLVYAYIGRKQKKRHFRSLWIMRINAAAREQGLSYSKFMGKLNASGSKINRKVLADLALNDPAAFKAILQKVK, encoded by the coding sequence ATGCCAAGGTCGGTACCATCGGTTGCTTCCCGCGAAAGAAGAAAAAAAGTATTAAAAGCTGCGAAAGGTTATTTCGGCAGAAGAAAAAATGTTCACACTGTAGCAAAAAACGCAGTTGAAAAAGGTCTTGTTTATGCTTATATCGGCAGAAAACAGAAGAAGAGACATTTCAGAAGTCTTTGGATTATGAGAATAAATGCAGCTGCAAGAGAGCAGGGCCTTTCTTACTCAAAATTCATGGGTAAACTGAATGCTTCAGGATCTAAAATCAATAGAAAAGTTCTTGCAGATTTAGCATTGAACGATCCTGCTGCTTTTAAAGCAATTCTTCAAAAAGTTAAGTAA
- a CDS encoding heavy-metal-associated domain-containing protein, translating into MYSGFEKHFLTAIIIVLVWGCQSENQQKTAEFYVRANCEMCEERIEAATTHLTGVESADFNLESHQLSVTYDSTMISELEIHKAIANVGHGTKLVPMSAAAHEKLPGCCKEIE; encoded by the coding sequence ATGTATTCTGGTTTTGAAAAGCATTTTTTAACCGCTATTATAATAGTTTTAGTTTGGGGATGTCAATCTGAAAATCAGCAAAAAACTGCTGAATTTTATGTAAGGGCAAATTGCGAAATGTGTGAGGAGAGGATTGAAGCCGCAACAACTCATCTCACAGGTGTAGAAAGTGCAGATTTTAATCTTGAAAGCCATCAATTATCTGTTACTTATGATTCAACTATGATTTCCGAATTGGAAATACACAAAGCTATAGCAAATGTTGGCCATGGTACCAAGCTTGTTCCCATGAGTGCAGCTGCTCATGAAAAACTTCCCGGTTGTTGCAAAGAGATTGAATAA
- a CDS encoding carboxymuconolactone decarboxylase family protein, with translation MTTITSDTLTTLLREVGVESLNSGILTNIGEKYPKYLKDLRINVSNGFNSPNLSKKESYLIAYGVAINEKNQALIKGLESRSKEEGASEEEIAEIASCVSLLNANNVYYRFRHFTQKDFYTQTPAGIKMSIMTSPVTGKEFFELVSLVISALNGCEMCVNAHEESLLKLNSSQSRILDSIRLGAVLKSLASVL, from the coding sequence ATGACAACTATAACTTCAGATACATTGACAACACTTCTAAGAGAAGTTGGCGTTGAATCCCTCAATAGTGGGATATTAACAAACATTGGAGAAAAATATCCGAAATATCTTAAAGATTTAAGGATAAATGTCAGTAATGGATTTAACTCACCAAACCTATCAAAAAAAGAGTCTTACCTGATCGCATATGGTGTAGCTATCAACGAAAAAAACCAGGCCCTTATCAAAGGTCTTGAATCAAGGAGTAAAGAAGAAGGTGCTTCTGAAGAAGAAATTGCAGAGATTGCATCATGCGTATCATTACTGAATGCCAACAATGTTTACTACCGTTTCAGACATTTTACTCAGAAAGATTTCTATACTCAGACCCCTGCAGGAATAAAAATGAGTATTATGACTTCTCCTGTTACAGGTAAAGAATTTTTCGAACTTGTCAGCCTCGTGATTAGTGCCCTGAATGGCTGTGAGATGTGTGTCAATGCTCACGAAGAATCATTATTAAAACTCAACTCCTCCCAATCCAGAATCCTCGATTCTATCAGGTTAGGAGCTGTATTAAAAAGTCTTGCGTCTGTTCTTTAA
- a CDS encoding erythromycin esterase family protein, with translation MKPTTSSEKIKTNSPITIHSPLSSPADLDPLINLIGDSKYVLLGEASHGTHEYYIWRTVISKRLIEEKGFSFIAVEGDWPDCYQVNRFVKNYPDTPTKVTDLLKKFNRWPTWMWSNWEIAALAEWLKNHNLHLEDQHKAGFYGLDVYSLYESLDNMLKYLSTEDPEAAEYVKSAIHCFEPFHGDDHKHPGNISKICKEKVKALLLQIKNKLPGYDKDREAPLNTEQNAYVALNAERYYSEMLSFGSSSWNIRDIHMADTLERLMKFHGENAKAIIWEHNTHIGDARATDMKDDGLLNIGQILREKHQSDGVVLVGLGSYKGTVIAGSKWGAPMKVMEVPEAKADSIEAILHNESASNRLIISKKQKGVYRKSIPHRAIGVVYNPEREFWGNYVPSIMAERYDAFLFFDETKALHPLYITPNKSEMPETYPFGL, from the coding sequence ATGAAACCAACCACATCTTCAGAAAAAATTAAAACCAATTCCCCTATTACTATTCATAGTCCTCTGTCTTCACCGGCAGATCTGGACCCTCTGATAAATTTAATTGGAGACTCAAAATATGTTTTGCTTGGTGAGGCTTCACATGGAACACATGAGTATTATATCTGGAGGACTGTAATAAGCAAAAGACTTATTGAGGAAAAAGGCTTTTCTTTTATTGCTGTCGAAGGAGATTGGCCTGATTGTTACCAAGTGAACAGATTTGTTAAAAACTATCCGGATACTCCCACTAAGGTTACAGATTTATTAAAGAAATTTAACCGCTGGCCAACCTGGATGTGGTCTAATTGGGAAATTGCCGCCCTCGCAGAATGGTTAAAAAATCATAATCTACACTTAGAAGACCAACATAAAGCAGGATTCTATGGACTCGATGTATACAGCCTTTATGAATCTCTTGACAATATGCTCAAATACCTTTCAACAGAAGATCCTGAAGCAGCAGAATATGTAAAATCAGCCATTCATTGCTTTGAACCTTTTCATGGTGATGATCATAAACATCCTGGAAACATTTCAAAAATATGCAAAGAAAAAGTAAAGGCATTATTACTTCAAATAAAAAACAAATTACCCGGTTACGACAAAGATAGAGAGGCTCCCTTGAATACAGAGCAGAATGCCTATGTAGCCCTTAATGCTGAAAGATATTATAGTGAAATGCTTTCATTTGGATCCAGCTCCTGGAACATTCGAGATATACATATGGCCGATACCCTGGAACGTTTAATGAAATTTCATGGTGAAAATGCAAAGGCTATCATTTGGGAACACAATACTCATATAGGAGATGCCCGCGCAACTGATATGAAGGATGATGGATTATTAAACATTGGACAAATTTTGCGAGAAAAACACCAATCTGATGGGGTTGTGTTGGTGGGTTTGGGTTCATATAAAGGAACAGTTATTGCAGGATCTAAATGGGGAGCTCCGATGAAGGTTATGGAGGTGCCAGAAGCCAAAGCAGATAGTATTGAAGCAATCCTCCATAATGAATCTGCCAGTAACCGATTAATTATTTCGAAAAAACAAAAAGGTGTTTATAGAAAATCGATTCCACATAGAGCTATTGGGGTTGTATACAATCCTGAAAGAGAATTTTGGGGAAATTATGTTCCTTCAATAATGGCGGAACGATATGATGCTTTTTTGTTTTTTGATGAGACGAAAGCCCTGCACCCATTATACATAACACCCAACAAATCTGAGATGCCAGAGACCTACCCCTTCGGATTATAG